A window of Aptenodytes patagonicus chromosome 1, bAptPat1.pri.cur, whole genome shotgun sequence genomic DNA:
TGCCCGTATGGGGGCCTGTCACAACAAGAACAACTTCACCCCCATCCAAATAAACGGTCGCACCGTGCTACTGACCCACTACAACAACTTAGGGGGAAACCGCTTTTTTGACCCTCAGGACAAATTCTCTTTTGAGTTTGACCACCTGCGTGGGGTAACCAGCAAACCCCAGCTTCATGGTGTGATGCTAGATGAGGGGGAGCTGTGGCGAGAGGCCCTCCACAAGGGCTTGAAGGCCTATGTGAGCCACCATTTTCCTGTAGGGAActgctgtgtgtttaaaaaaagcctggggaagaggcagatgTTTGTGGCCTGCATTGAGGCTCACCAGTACCAGCCTTCACATCACTGGAACAGCCTTTGGAAGTCAGACTGGACTTTTGCCCTGACTCCATTTACCACTCAAGTTACAGCGATCTTTCTCCTCCAGATACACTACTTCAAACATGCCAACCTCCATGTAAACGTCAGCAAGTCTGTGAGTGAGACTCTAAATGTGATAGACCAAAGTCAGTTTGCCACAGATTTTGTGAAATTTGTGAAAGCTGAGGACACCAAGTTTCATGTTGCCATTCTGGAAAACATTCAGGCTTTGTCAGAGGATATATGGGGAAAAAATCTGCGGAGGAAACTCCCTGTTACTCGCACTTTTATGAACTGGAATAAACTATTGAATGATCAGCATCTGAAAACCAATGTCTCCAATACAGAAGTGCCTCCATGCTTATTGAAACACACTATTTGATATAGTggcctaaataaaataaaaggaagaaaaagacaaaacggGGGTGTTTAGTTGATTTATTTCTGGATTACTCAGGAGAGTGCAGAAACTGTCATCAGTCAACcaccactttaaaaataattcaagtcTGTAATGACTGAAAataatttgctgtgtttttttattttcttcatgtacTTTTCAACTGCTTCTAGAGGTACTAGTAATGATCACTGTCAAAGGCAGTACAGTGCTACAGGTGACCCAGCAAGCAAACTCTTACTTTCCTTTGTAATTTTACCCAATATTATATTTACTTATGTAACTTCATACTATATGTAGCATTGATTATAAGGAAATTGGTAAGGTAGGTTGGCAAAGATATTGAGGCattatttctagattttttcATTGATGCTGAAACCCAGGAATTTCAGCCTTCAGGCTTGTCTTATGCATACCTCTCTGCATGCACAAGAGACACCCCTAACAGAGTCACATGAACAAAGGGAGATCAGTACACAGGAGGAATAAATTTCTTATAGCTAGTGCAGAAGATATTTCAGGACTGACCAGGGATGTATGCTGGGTGTTGCAGCATTACGGAATAAAGCGATGCTACTTCCCTTCTCCCAGTGTTTATTACAAATGCCAAAGGAATGCATgtgattttgttttactttcaaaCTATGACAGTGATGCTTTGCTAACATGTTTATTGCAATAAATGAAATGCCTACCAcacttgctgttttctgtaaataTACCTTTTAATTAGTTTTAGTAGAAACAATGTTTAATTTCAAGCAGTAATGTAAACACTAAACTTCCTAAAAATATTGATGTGAACATTTAAACATTATTCTTATAAATATTATATGTTTTTAATGTAAGCATAAGATTTTGCTTTTGGTCATCACTGCTGGTGGCAATAACATTATCACATGGGTTGAACATGCCCTTTTGTAAATACTGATCAGTAGCTTTATAGCTTCAGTGCTCAGACTGGCCATGATTGCTTTTATCgtctgttttaaaatgtagtaaaGAACTATGCATTGGTATGGTTTTGGGGATAACCAACATTGTGTGAAAGTGCTATCTTCAGATTACTCTTCTGATGCAAAATGAAGACTTTGCATCTGTACTCACACCTGATTTGGGAGGTTCCTTACTCTATATATCTGGATATGATAATTAATTACCCAGAGAAACCAATAACGAAAAGATGTCTAATATAAAAACCATCATTCTACATCATTCTATATTGTTGATGACAAAGTCATATGCTCAACTTTTATTTATAAGCATACTAATTTACAAAGCCTTAATGCAGAAGACAAGGTTGTAGTGTTGCCAATATTTGAAtgacacagaaataaatgaagtagCTCCTTTGATATATACTGAATTTCGTCAGATTTGCATTGACTAGAGCACATTTCATCTCGTTGTTCATCTTTATGGTCACTCACCGCAAAGATTCTGGGAGTGTTGTACTAATTTATGTGCAGAAAGGTGCTCATCACGCAAGGTTTCCTTCCCACAAGCAGAAAGCAGACTGCTGCCCCTGTAACAATGTTCCTTGACAATGCCTTTTACAGAAGCCCATTTGTTAGAGAATCTGCACCATGCACTTGAAGAGGGAGAAGGATGGAGCAAGGAGAGCATTTTCTGTGCTCCTTCGGTTCTTCACAGAAAGCTGCATTACCTATGGGTCATCCTCTTTCCACCCCACAGCTGCTACTGAGATCCGTCCAACACCAATCCAGCCCTTTTAGTGCCTATGTTGCTGCTGGAGACTATTCAATGAGCAAGCAGCTGTCTTTACATGGTATTTATTTGAATATGTGATTATTTCTTTATTGAAAAGAAgagtaattttattaaaaatgttatgcAACCCAGGGCTGCTGTACTGAAGATGGCCTGTTGTAAGCGTAGTTCATGCCTGCAGTACAGAATAATAGATGAAATTTTGGACATAAATTTAAGTGCTAACAGAAACAGGGACATAGCACTAGAAATTCTGGATTGTGAAAAAAGCACTTTATTCAAGCACAAACATAGAACATGTACTAACAATAAGGAACAGTAAGGAACAATGGAAAAGAATAAGTAGTTAGATGACTTTCGGTTTCAACATTTATTCCACCAGATCAATCCCTtatgaaatgcaaatatatgaCGTTTTGCAATATACTGCTCTCTcttctttaaaatgcagtttctctaTGGCAAAACTGTAGCAAGCAGTGCAATAATAAAAACAGTTAATATTGTAGGATTAGGAAGTTTTCCTATCTTCCCTATCACTCTGCCTTTATGaactttccattttccttcaaTTTTCTTGCTGTATAAAAGAGGGAATCTGTGATACCAGAATCTGCAACAAAAGCTGCTCAGAGGGATGGAGTTTGGGCAGAGTAAATAttctgatctggctgaaaacgTTTACTCATTTTTTGTAAGGCCTATGAAATTATTCTGGAAAAGGTAATTACAATACAGACTTTGTCAATTTTCCCTCTACATTCTCCATGATGggcctggaatttttttttctgttggaaagttGAAACTTGGGGAAGAATAAACATTATGAGAAGAAAGTGAAGGTGTCCAACTCCATTGAAAACTTTCCTGAacttttaaatatacatttttgtgACTCTGAATATGTTTGAGATTTAGTTGCAACTTCTTACTCTTTTGCCcataccagaatttttttttgtataggAACACATTCCAACTCACGTTATCTATCTTTATTCCTAAAAtccccctccttttctgtctACTGCTTTGAAAATCATTTACATTCTTATAGCTGCCTGTGAATCCATCTCTTTTTATTGGCAGCAGTAGCCCGTATTTTAcgaaaagaaaggaagaataggCGTAtataactaaaacaaaaaataagttgTCAAACTGTATCTTACAATAGGTTTCTACTGCAGCCAGGAGTATAGCATACCTAAAATTGAGCTATACCTACCTATTTACAGTCACAGCTATCTACTGTTAAAGACTTGCTTTGTGCCTGCAAAAATACATTATCATCAAGTAACTTTCTGTAATGTGCTTCCAAtactgctttctcctttttcttatctTTGGTTGTTACTGAGTGGCCACGGTTATTTATCTCAAGGAGAAGATCACCTACTCTATCAGTTCAGAACATTTTCACGATGAGatgtaattttctttcaaaataaaatgtgaattttgttGAAACTCCGCTCCTCCATTTACAGGCTTGCAGACTCACTGGAATCATAAAGTTGGTACAAATGTACCTGAGCCAAATTGGCTCAAatttttgatttctgaaaataattttgtatcatcTACCATTAATTGTTGCTGcaaagaaaattatcatttttattacACCAGTAACACTAGAGCTTAGTTTGGACTTCATTGTCAGCTTCCAGCTGCATTAAAATTGGAAGAAAACCAACACTTGATATTAGTATTTGGATTGGATATTTAATGTTCCCATTATAAAG
This region includes:
- the CAPZA3 gene encoding LOW QUALITY PROTEIN: F-actin-capping protein subunit alpha-3 (The sequence of the model RefSeq protein was modified relative to this genomic sequence to represent the inferred CDS: deleted 2 bases in 1 codon); translated protein: MAALHHLLRSLHCVSHPLDSSPPSMCAKQQLCEPEKVSLICGLLRQSPPGEFGQVVQDLSALVQDDKLVRQEAARMGACHNKNNFTPIQINGRTVLLTHYNNLGGNRFFDPQDKFSFEFDHLRGVTSKPQLHGVMLDEGELWREALHKGLKAYVSHHFPVGNCCVFKKSLGKRQMFVACIEAHQYQPSHHWNSLWKSDWTFALTPFTTQVTAIFLLQIHYFKHANLHVNVSKSVSETLNVIDQSQFATDFVKFVKAEDTKFHVAILENIQALSEDIWGKNLRRKLPVTRTFMNWNKLLNDQHLKTNVSNTEVPPCLLKHTI